One window from the genome of Candidatus Synechococcus calcipolaris G9 encodes:
- a CDS encoding bifunctional folylpolyglutamate synthase/dihydrofolate synthase — MDGAFPNPGLDAVDQRLTAYSRFGVRLGLEPIQAILCQLGQPQESMPIIHVAGTNGKGSVCAYLSSIFTAAGYQTGCYTSPHLRDWTERITLNQRAIAPERLLELLLQVEGIIPKIEYSPSQFEVLTAAAWLYFAQEEVDIAIIEVGLGGRLDATNVCPVPLVSVITSIGWDHWQRLGSTIGAIAQEKAGIFKSGGYGVIGPVPPEAEVVIQNQLNLLQNKSIWPEPAQPIPAPEPTDSRTWAKQTWAKWRTYTYPLVLAGDMQLINSSLAIASVDRLRHQGWEISDLAIQQGMAQTHWPGRLQWINYQGQRILIDGAHNEPAAVFLRQYLDQILAKRPETAVTWIIGLLQNKDHQGILGALLRPGDRLYLVPIPNHICADPVALQVLGDRLCPNLETCQTWPDWQRALHQSSLQTEQNYLTVIAGSLYLVGQVLTTLAEP; from the coding sequence ATGGACGGCGCGTTCCCTAACCCTGGGCTAGATGCTGTTGATCAGAGGCTAACGGCCTATAGTCGCTTTGGTGTGCGTCTGGGCTTAGAACCCATTCAAGCCATTCTCTGCCAACTGGGGCAACCCCAAGAATCTATGCCGATCATCCATGTGGCGGGAACCAATGGTAAGGGATCCGTATGCGCCTATCTATCGAGTATCTTCACGGCAGCGGGCTATCAAACGGGCTGTTATACCTCTCCCCATTTACGGGATTGGACGGAGCGCATTACCCTCAATCAACGGGCGATCGCCCCGGAACGGCTACTGGAGCTTTTGCTACAAGTAGAAGGAATCATCCCCAAAATTGAATACAGTCCCAGTCAATTTGAGGTGTTGACCGCCGCTGCTTGGCTCTACTTTGCCCAGGAAGAGGTAGATATTGCCATTATTGAAGTGGGGTTAGGGGGGCGATTGGATGCCACGAATGTCTGCCCCGTACCGCTGGTCTCTGTAATTACATCCATTGGTTGGGATCATTGGCAACGTCTTGGATCCACTATCGGGGCGATCGCCCAGGAAAAGGCGGGTATTTTCAAATCGGGGGGGTATGGAGTTATTGGCCCCGTGCCGCCGGAGGCGGAAGTCGTCATCCAAAACCAATTAAACCTTCTTCAAAACAAGAGCATCTGGCCGGAGCCGGCCCAACCCATACCTGCCCCAGAGCCAACGGATTCTCGAACCTGGGCTAAACAAACCTGGGCTAAGTGGCGCACCTACACCTACCCCCTAGTGTTAGCAGGGGATATGCAACTCATTAACTCCAGCTTGGCGATCGCCAGTGTGGATCGATTACGACACCAGGGATGGGAAATATCTGACCTTGCGATCCAGCAGGGTATGGCGCAGACCCACTGGCCCGGGCGGCTGCAATGGATAAATTATCAGGGGCAGCGTATTTTAATTGATGGGGCCCATAATGAACCGGCGGCGGTCTTTTTACGCCAATATCTAGATCAAATCCTGGCAAAACGCCCCGAAACAGCCGTTACCTGGATCATTGGACTCCTGCAAAACAAAGATCATCAGGGAATCTTAGGGGCCCTTCTCCGTCCGGGCGATCGCCTCTATCTAGTGCCCATTCCGAATCATATCTGTGCTGACCCCGTTGCTTTGCAAGTATTAGGGGATCGTCTTTGTCCTAATCTAGAGACCTGTCAAACCTGGCCCGACTGGCAAAGAGCCCTCCATCAGTCTTCTTTGCAGACCGAGCAAAATTATCTCACGGTCATTGCCGGATCCCTGTACTTAGTGGGTCAGGTCTTAACCACCTTGGCAGAACCCTAA
- a CDS encoding MORN repeat-containing protein, translating into MGLTTLPAMGQVAVFEGKRVTGDVSMTLPDGSTYQGELYNGRFNGHGILSMANGNTYEGDFVNGRYNGMGVLTYADGGRYEGEFRDGIFNGRGILQLADGRNYEGQFEGGQYHGDGILTFSDGTRYEGTFSQGVYHGRGTLAYGDGTSYVGEFRNGNFEGNGIFVLPDGSRLTATWRNGRRVP; encoded by the coding sequence ATGGGATTGACGACCCTACCCGCCATGGGTCAAGTTGCTGTTTTTGAAGGCAAGCGGGTAACGGGGGATGTGAGTATGACCCTTCCCGATGGCAGCACCTATCAGGGCGAACTCTACAATGGCCGCTTTAATGGCCATGGCATTCTCAGTATGGCCAATGGCAATACCTATGAAGGGGATTTTGTTAATGGTCGCTACAACGGGATGGGCGTCCTCACCTATGCCGATGGTGGTCGTTACGAAGGTGAGTTTCGGGATGGCATTTTTAATGGCCGCGGTATCCTTCAGTTAGCGGATGGTCGCAACTACGAGGGGCAATTTGAGGGGGGGCAATACCATGGAGATGGCATTCTCACCTTTTCCGATGGCACTCGCTATGAAGGAACGTTTAGCCAAGGGGTCTACCATGGCCGCGGCACCTTAGCCTATGGGGATGGCACCAGCTATGTGGGCGAATTTCGCAATGGTAACTTTGAGGGGAATGGTATTTTTGTCCTGCCCGATGGCTCTCGGTTAACGGCAACGTGGCGGAATGGACGGCGCGTTCCCTAA
- the vapC gene encoding type II toxin-antitoxin system VapC family toxin yields the protein MLLIDTSVWIDVFRDRSGQVRQQLETLIADRDVFITRFTQLELLQGSLNEQEWTLLSTYLEVQSYVDSPPHSWEAAARIYYDLRRQGLTVRSPIDCCIAQAALENNFLLVHNDRDFETIAQVRPLQNLRF from the coding sequence ATGCTGCTGATTGATACATCGGTTTGGATTGACGTGTTTCGCGATCGCAGCGGTCAAGTACGCCAGCAGCTTGAAACCCTGATTGCAGATCGGGACGTTTTTATCACCCGGTTTACTCAGCTTGAATTGTTGCAAGGGAGCTTAAATGAGCAAGAGTGGACTCTTTTATCCACTTACCTCGAGGTACAAAGTTACGTTGATTCCCCCCCTCACTCTTGGGAAGCGGCTGCCCGTATTTATTACGACTTGCGCCGCCAAGGACTTACCGTTCGCAGTCCAATTGATTGTTGCATTGCTCAAGCTGCACTGGAAAATAATTTTCTTTTAGTTCATAACGATCGTGATTTTGAAACCATTGCCCAGGTACGACCTCTTCAAAATCTTCGTTTTTAG
- a CDS encoding type II toxin-antitoxin system VapB family antitoxin, with translation MTPPEPHFSNGYPMEITLNLDEALINEALQLTNLTTQEELLKLALKELVRSRSDSSGVSRRRRSLLDLAGQIQFAPDFDYKALRETRYAAD, from the coding sequence TTGACTCCTCCTGAACCCCATTTTTCTAATGGCTATCCCATGGAAATTACCCTTAATCTTGACGAAGCCCTCATCAACGAAGCACTCCAACTCACCAACCTTACCACTCAAGAAGAATTGCTCAAGCTTGCTCTGAAAGAACTTGTGCGTTCACGAAGTGACTCCTCTGGAGTGTCGCGCCGCAGGAGAAGCTTACTCGATCTCGCAGGTCAAATTCAGTTCGCTCCTGACTTTGACTATAAAGCCCTGCGTGAAACTCGTTATGCTGCTGATTGA
- a CDS encoding CPP1-like family protein has translation MNDNPYEKLQVPEDASFEQIQEARDLLLQTHYGDDRLRTEIEAAYDAILMERLRLRQEGKIKVPERIRYAERLAEQAPQKNARTPAHPAVTWGRQQLDLPKMRGLLITTGVFAGLAILGIYAGSTDSLALVLSLGVTFNIVWISRKEQRLGRAFLLTLIALVVGAGMAALLLNLGVLPLALGTEEAVSLAVFVTFWLVSNFLR, from the coding sequence ATGAACGACAACCCCTACGAAAAACTCCAAGTTCCTGAGGATGCATCCTTTGAGCAGATTCAGGAGGCTCGGGATCTGCTTTTACAAACCCATTATGGGGACGATCGCCTGCGAACGGAAATTGAAGCGGCCTACGATGCCATCCTGATGGAGCGGCTGCGACTGCGGCAAGAGGGCAAGATAAAAGTCCCAGAGCGGATTCGCTACGCCGAACGTTTAGCGGAACAGGCTCCCCAAAAAAATGCCCGCACTCCGGCTCACCCAGCGGTTACCTGGGGGCGACAACAGCTAGATTTACCCAAAATGCGCGGACTCCTGATTACCACCGGGGTCTTTGCCGGTCTTGCCATTCTCGGAATTTATGCCGGTAGTACCGATTCCCTAGCTCTCGTTCTGTCCTTGGGAGTGACCTTTAACATTGTCTGGATTAGTCGCAAGGAACAACGGCTTGGCCGCGCCTTTCTATTAACCCTCATTGCCCTAGTGGTGGGGGCGGGGATGGCAGCCCTCCTCCTCAACCTAGGTGTCTTACCCTTGGCCCTGGGAACGGAAGAAGCCGTCAGTCTAGCGGTCTTTGTAACCTTTTGGTTGGTCAGTAACTTTTTACGATAA
- a CDS encoding recombinase family protein encodes MRPALWITGPTQSGKTNQLLIHLGEWLHQGQLPGQPKPQENRLLAQSILIFAANGDNRQRLQNQFQTQRGQGYRPYFTTPLGFLQDEVILFWPLIIKQAQLPGRFPLRLRPETEQELALQLWQPLFDQKKLTFLGENRDRAVRDLLDVMQLAGFAGIPLGALGQVLDHESVDLPAEATQGIMDALVQWRDWCLQRGLLTYGLMTHLYGQYLLPHPPYQDHLQQRFLGLVADDLDNYPALLGDVIQHLLKANVAALLTYNPNGGNRLGLGADPDALGFLESYCQGVPLNANPQTVLGEDVATQVEVLLTAPNPSLPAGIKVIQTISRMQLLEAIAQEIIQAVEAQLITAADIAIIGPGLDAIARYTLNQRLAEAGIATVALSDQRPLVSFPLVRALLAILSLIYPGCGDLLDREAIAEMLVVLAPQHLDPVRANLIADHCFAPHPDQPQLIPINDYSRWDRLSHQGERAYESLRIWIQDQRLSINTLPPVFILDQAIQRFLWPLNLASDDLAVLRELMETVQHYWQVQEHLQRHSSLPLETTETLRRFIHLIRRGTITADPSPQGPVAAVLLSTTFQYRSARLSHPWQFWLDVGGPLWQNGGLNTLWQAPLFLRNGLDSPSALLWQDETKRLQRLLVDLLSRAQGRVYWCHSDLGVDGKEQQGPLLGLLDLASIDVT; translated from the coding sequence GTGAGACCAGCCCTTTGGATTACCGGCCCCACCCAGAGTGGTAAAACAAATCAATTGCTGATTCATCTGGGAGAGTGGCTTCACCAGGGACAGCTACCAGGTCAACCCAAACCCCAAGAAAATCGCCTGTTGGCCCAATCCATCCTCATTTTTGCCGCCAATGGAGACAATCGCCAACGTTTGCAAAATCAGTTCCAGACCCAAAGGGGGCAGGGGTATCGCCCCTATTTCACCACACCCTTGGGCTTTTTGCAGGATGAGGTGATTTTATTTTGGCCTCTGATCATTAAACAGGCCCAGTTACCCGGCCGTTTTCCGCTGCGACTACGCCCAGAAACGGAACAGGAATTAGCCTTGCAGCTATGGCAACCCCTTTTTGACCAGAAAAAGCTCACCTTTTTAGGGGAAAACCGCGATCGCGCCGTTCGAGATCTTTTAGATGTAATGCAGTTAGCTGGCTTTGCTGGCATTCCTCTAGGAGCGTTAGGGCAGGTTCTCGATCACGAGAGTGTGGATCTTCCCGCCGAGGCAACCCAAGGGATCATGGATGCTTTGGTTCAATGGCGGGATTGGTGCTTACAACGGGGACTTTTGACCTACGGTTTGATGACCCATCTCTATGGCCAGTACCTTTTGCCCCATCCCCCATATCAGGATCACCTGCAACAGCGATTTTTAGGACTGGTGGCTGACGACCTGGATAATTATCCTGCCCTATTGGGGGACGTGATCCAACATCTGTTGAAGGCAAATGTCGCTGCCCTATTGACGTACAATCCTAACGGCGGCAATCGCTTGGGTCTGGGGGCAGATCCCGATGCCCTAGGTTTCCTGGAGTCCTATTGTCAAGGGGTTCCCTTGAACGCAAACCCGCAGACGGTCTTAGGTGAGGATGTTGCGACCCAGGTGGAGGTTTTGTTGACGGCTCCAAATCCTAGCCTACCTGCGGGCATCAAGGTGATCCAAACCATTTCCCGGATGCAGCTTCTAGAGGCGATCGCCCAGGAAATCATCCAAGCCGTTGAAGCCCAACTCATTACGGCGGCAGATATTGCCATTATTGGCCCCGGTCTGGATGCCATTGCCCGGTACACCCTGAACCAACGGTTAGCTGAAGCGGGAATTGCCACGGTTGCCCTCAGTGATCAACGGCCCCTTGTCAGTTTTCCCTTGGTGCGGGCCCTGCTGGCGATTCTATCCTTGATTTACCCAGGCTGTGGGGATCTCCTGGATCGGGAGGCGATCGCGGAAATGTTAGTGGTCTTAGCTCCCCAGCACCTTGATCCAGTCCGGGCTAACTTGATTGCCGATCATTGTTTTGCCCCCCACCCCGATCAGCCCCAACTCATTCCTATTAACGACTATAGCCGCTGGGATCGATTGAGCCATCAGGGGGAACGTGCCTACGAAAGCCTACGGATATGGATACAGGATCAGCGGCTATCCATTAATACCTTGCCGCCAGTATTCATCCTGGATCAGGCCATCCAACGGTTTCTTTGGCCCCTAAACCTAGCCAGCGATGATCTGGCCGTGTTGCGAGAATTAATGGAAACAGTCCAACATTACTGGCAGGTACAAGAACATCTCCAACGCCATTCCTCCTTACCCTTGGAAACAACAGAGACCCTCCGCCGCTTTATTCATTTAATTCGTCGGGGCACCATTACCGCAGACCCATCCCCCCAGGGCCCTGTTGCCGCCGTTTTACTATCCACCACGTTTCAGTATCGCAGTGCCCGTCTCTCCCATCCCTGGCAGTTTTGGCTAGATGTGGGGGGCCCCCTTTGGCAAAATGGCGGCTTGAATACTCTTTGGCAAGCCCCGCTCTTTTTGCGAAACGGCTTAGATAGTCCCAGTGCCCTCCTTTGGCAGGATGAAACAAAACGACTTCAGCGACTCCTCGTGGATCTATTGAGCCGGGCCCAAGGGCGGGTCTATTGGTGTCACAGTGACCTAGGTGTAGATGGGAAGGAACAACAGGGGCCCCTCTTGGGATTGCTGGATTTAGCATCCATTGATGTCACCTAA
- a CDS encoding DUF2808 domain-containing protein → MVRVQRLLPAMFAAGCLVASGMPLVAQAQSNPGFTFNWGDGPSGSQQLRYHLDYGTPGFLGDRYWLRLGNQKVAINRINISYPDYFDGTFNAQSIELRTGGSKSNSFFQFRRDPGKLIELAEVTLDRDNRTIDIVPAEVIPAGTEVQVIMSNVRNPRSSGMFYFNARIGSPGDVPLMRYIGTWIISIARP, encoded by the coding sequence ATGGTTAGAGTTCAGCGTCTTCTTCCGGCAATGTTTGCCGCAGGATGTTTAGTGGCCAGCGGTATGCCTCTGGTGGCCCAGGCCCAATCCAATCCAGGCTTTACATTTAATTGGGGCGATGGCCCCAGTGGCAGTCAGCAATTGCGCTATCATCTTGACTACGGTACCCCTGGATTCCTCGGCGATCGCTATTGGCTCCGCCTAGGTAATCAAAAGGTGGCCATTAACCGGATTAATATTAGCTATCCCGACTACTTTGATGGTACATTTAACGCCCAAAGCATTGAGCTACGCACCGGCGGCAGCAAAAGTAATAGCTTTTTCCAGTTTCGGCGGGATCCGGGCAAACTGATCGAGTTAGCCGAAGTCACCCTAGATCGGGACAATCGAACCATTGATATTGTTCCGGCTGAGGTCATTCCGGCGGGGACAGAAGTACAGGTAATTATGTCCAATGTGCGGAATCCCCGCAGTAGTGGAATGTTCTATTTCAATGCCCGAATTGGTTCCCCTGGGGATGTGCCCTTGATGCGCTATATCGGTACTTGGATTATTAGTATTGCCCGTCCTTAG
- a CDS encoding type II toxin-antitoxin system VapC family toxin codes for MKLLLDTHTFLWFIAGNLDLSDLARNLIEDQVNQRFLSVASLWEMSIKASIGKLEIEMAFTELVKREVYGNAIELLKIQPEHLDELAKLPFHHKDPFDRLIIAQSLTENISIITKDNAFWSYPVTALW; via the coding sequence ATGAAGCTCCTACTCGATACCCACACATTCTTGTGGTTTATCGCTGGCAATCTCGATCTCAGTGACCTCGCTAGAAATTTAATCGAAGACCAAGTAAACCAAAGATTCTTGAGTGTTGCGAGCCTCTGGGAAATGTCTATTAAGGCTAGTATTGGCAAACTAGAGATCGAAATGGCGTTCACTGAACTGGTTAAGCGCGAGGTGTACGGAAATGCCATTGAGCTACTCAAAATACAGCCAGAACACTTGGATGAATTAGCAAAGCTACCTTTTCACCACAAAGATCCATTTGATAGACTCATAATTGCTCAGAGTTTAACAGAGAATATCTCTATTATAACCAAAGACAATGCATTTTGGAGCTATCCCGTGACAGCATTGTGGTAA
- a CDS encoding type II toxin-antitoxin system Phd/YefM family antitoxin, with translation MHQVNLKEAGAQLAELIEEAAGGEEVIIIRSDGTSFKIVPIRTGNETPKFGSAKGLVRMSDDFDELLEGFEEYVP, from the coding sequence ATGCACCAAGTCAACTTGAAAGAAGCTGGTGCCCAACTAGCAGAGCTAATTGAAGAAGCAGCAGGTGGGGAAGAGGTTATCATCATCCGAAGTGATGGAACATCTTTCAAAATTGTGCCGATCAGGACGGGAAACGAAACTCCCAAGTTTGGTAGTGCCAAGGGATTAGTAAGAATGTCAGATGATTTTGACGAACTATTGGAAGGTTTTGAGGAATATGTTCCATGA
- a CDS encoding lysophospholipid acyltransferase family protein, with protein sequence MTVILPKLTSPTPHISPLMSPLLYLVAGDVLLNLFFKDIDVHGQEHLPMSGPVLLAPTHRSRWDALLIPHIAGRPITGRDLYFMVSHDEMTGIQGWVIGNFGGFPVNTNQPSISTLRTGVNLLKAGEALVVFPEGNIFRESRIQDLKPGLTRLAIQATLARPTPDVQIVPIALHYSQAFPQWGSQVRIDIGPPLPTHRYDLERPKEAAQDLMRDLRHALEDLHPLAPIACPA encoded by the coding sequence ATGACCGTGATCCTACCTAAGCTCACTTCTCCTACTCCCCACATTTCTCCCCTGATGTCACCATTGCTCTATCTTGTGGCTGGGGATGTTCTATTAAATTTATTTTTCAAAGATATTGATGTCCATGGCCAGGAACATTTACCGATGTCTGGCCCGGTTTTACTGGCCCCAACCCATCGCTCCCGTTGGGATGCTCTCTTGATTCCCCACATCGCTGGACGACCCATCACCGGGCGAGACCTGTACTTCATGGTGTCCCACGATGAAATGACCGGCATACAGGGGTGGGTCATTGGCAACTTCGGCGGTTTTCCGGTCAATACCAACCAACCGAGTATCAGTACCCTGCGAACCGGGGTCAACCTACTCAAGGCGGGAGAGGCCCTAGTGGTTTTTCCCGAAGGAAATATTTTTCGAGAGTCGCGGATTCAAGACTTGAAGCCTGGTTTGACCCGTCTGGCCATTCAAGCAACCTTGGCCCGACCTACCCCCGATGTCCAAATTGTCCCCATTGCCCTCCATTACAGTCAGGCCTTTCCCCAGTGGGGTAGCCAAGTCCGCATTGATATTGGCCCACCCTTGCCCACCCATCGTTATGACCTTGAACGACCCAAGGAAGCGGCCCAGGATTTAATGCGGGATCTGCGTCATGCCCTAGAAGACCTCCATCCCTTAGCCCCCATTGCCTGTCCAGCCTGA
- a CDS encoding DUF3326 domain-containing protein gives MAPVASNGCSPRFTVVVMIPTGIGAAIGGYAGDAIPVIRAIAQVADCVITHPNVLNGAQLYWPLENVLYVEGYGLDQFAAGVWNLRPVHQNRIGLLLDQGIEPELRLRHIQSAEACRATLGLDLTDYLISDRPLGVRLLASDSGATWGTLAEPGSLLRGVERLIQEGGAEAITIVSRCPDDLGTPALQAYRSGQGVDPLAGAEAVMSHLVVQQFQCPAAHAPALLPLPLDATISPRSAAEELGYTFLPSVLVGLSRAPQFMTATESRGTLEIIDASQVNAVIIPASAAGGRSLFHWHGNSPIITVADNQTTLNVYPHHLGFCTLGSQSYAEAIGVLAALRAGVHPPRLQAAIAPLAPLTQGSVESPPGLSSPPLD, from the coding sequence ATGGCCCCTGTTGCCAGTAATGGGTGTTCCCCTCGGTTTACCGTTGTAGTTATGATTCCCACGGGGATTGGGGCGGCGATTGGTGGCTATGCGGGGGATGCCATTCCCGTGATCCGGGCGATCGCCCAGGTTGCAGATTGTGTGATTACCCATCCCAATGTCCTAAATGGGGCCCAGTTGTATTGGCCCCTCGAAAATGTACTTTACGTGGAAGGCTACGGTCTGGATCAGTTTGCAGCGGGGGTATGGAATCTGCGACCGGTTCACCAAAACCGCATCGGCCTGCTTTTAGATCAGGGGATTGAGCCAGAACTGCGTTTGCGCCACATCCAAAGTGCCGAGGCCTGTCGGGCAACCCTGGGCTTGGATTTAACGGATTACCTCATTAGCGATCGCCCCCTAGGGGTTCGTCTTCTCGCCAGTGATTCGGGAGCCACCTGGGGAACCCTCGCGGAACCAGGCAGTTTACTCAGGGGCGTGGAGCGGCTCATTCAGGAGGGAGGAGCAGAGGCCATTACCATTGTCAGTCGCTGTCCCGATGACCTAGGAACCCCGGCCCTCCAAGCCTACAGATCGGGCCAAGGGGTGGATCCCCTGGCGGGGGCAGAGGCAGTGATGAGTCATTTAGTGGTGCAACAGTTTCAATGCCCTGCGGCCCATGCTCCGGCCCTGTTGCCCTTACCCCTCGATGCCACCATTAGTCCCCGGTCGGCGGCGGAGGAATTGGGCTATACTTTTCTGCCCTCGGTCTTGGTGGGGTTAAGTCGTGCCCCCCAGTTTATGACAGCCACAGAGTCTAGGGGCACTTTAGAAATCATCGATGCCTCCCAGGTAAATGCCGTGATCATTCCTGCTTCAGCGGCAGGGGGGCGGAGTCTCTTCCATTGGCATGGAAACAGCCCCATTATTACCGTGGCCGACAATCAGACAACCCTAAATGTGTATCCCCACCACTTGGGTTTTTGCACTCTAGGGAGCCAATCCTATGCTGAAGCCATTGGTGTTCTGGCGGCCCTCCGCGCCGGTGTCCATCCCCCTAGACTTCAAGCGGCGATCGCCCCCTTGGCCCCATTAACTCAAGGGTCTGTTGAATCGCCGCCTGGGTTGTCATCACCGCCTCTGGACTAA
- a CDS encoding putative PEP-binding protein yields MPSLRLDLLPLSPSEFLAPALSQLKAWQNVGLPLCPSGVISNRVWQGCIPSLKILWHNGRQEWLQCQANGALPDSQHLKAMAIALQQALPPLDIGNLEQVVELFDLRNSAASPEPKFLVIPYFYHQNQKNQNQDFAWGMVASRLVAYGDLYTHIQLIYRDMLRAKNLYLWWQHDMTLEQLGVNILVQPLDPDASYGWATLQYPSPDIQCQTCEPDHALEPDQTYWHITPLEAFSCHPLGDRPRRVTYLIHGQTGRACCHTSVPVQRQGAIPVHRLSPEDQSPQQKLSPEQQDQLGRLLMSLTDWPGPLLWQCHGDRLRLSHGLIEPSPSQSPLMPLRLLPVGEGLAAASGQAMAPALVVNDLAPPATASGHILVASAILPHWLPLVRSAVGVICEQGGLTSHGAILSRELSRPAVVALKQARQRIKTGEMLFLDGNQGWVYRLDPQQRVIPLASDTPSPSPPQATTPNPGGPQVMVNVSQASALDRLTGLAIAGIGLLRSELMLLGILGGQHPYRWLESGRSKELGDLWAAEIAPFIQAIAPRPLFYRCLDLRSHEYRALIDGDQWEPNEANPLLGLRGTCRYILHPALFDLELSALRQAITTRAAPLRLILPFVRSLEEIEFCQERITAAGLDQVPGFQLWVMAEVPALLFMLPDLVERGVKGISIGTNDLIQLLLGIDRDEPPLGLTLDEAHPSVKAAIEHFVRTAQRVGLGCSICGELPAHNSAWIPWLVNLGIDTISVSPEAVMTTQAAIQQTLELMGPRGRSPLEV; encoded by the coding sequence GTGCCTTCTTTGCGACTGGATCTCCTCCCCCTCTCTCCATCAGAGTTTCTTGCCCCTGCCCTAAGTCAGTTAAAAGCTTGGCAGAATGTTGGCTTGCCCCTCTGTCCCAGTGGTGTCATTTCTAATCGGGTTTGGCAAGGGTGTATTCCCAGCCTAAAAATCCTTTGGCACAATGGCCGCCAAGAATGGCTCCAATGCCAGGCCAATGGGGCTTTACCCGATAGTCAACACCTGAAAGCCATGGCGATCGCCCTTCAGCAGGCCCTGCCTCCCCTTGACATTGGCAATCTCGAACAGGTTGTAGAGCTTTTTGACCTGAGGAATTCTGCCGCCTCCCCTGAACCCAAGTTTTTGGTAATTCCCTATTTTTATCATCAAAACCAAAAGAATCAAAATCAGGATTTTGCCTGGGGAATGGTTGCCTCCCGCCTCGTTGCCTATGGAGACCTTTACACCCACATTCAATTGATTTACCGGGATATGCTACGGGCAAAGAACCTCTACCTTTGGTGGCAGCATGATATGACCCTGGAGCAATTGGGTGTGAATATTCTGGTTCAGCCCCTAGATCCAGATGCCTCCTATGGTTGGGCAACCCTCCAATATCCCAGCCCCGATATTCAATGCCAAACCTGTGAACCTGACCATGCCCTAGAGCCAGATCAAACCTACTGGCACATTACCCCCCTTGAGGCATTTTCTTGCCATCCCTTAGGCGATCGCCCCCGTCGGGTCACCTATCTGATCCATGGGCAGACGGGTCGGGCCTGTTGTCATACCAGCGTTCCAGTGCAAAGGCAGGGGGCAATCCCGGTTCACCGTCTGTCCCCTGAGGATCAGTCCCCTCAGCAAAAACTGTCCCCAGAGCAACAAGATCAATTGGGACGGCTTTTAATGTCCCTTACGGATTGGCCGGGCCCCCTCCTATGGCAATGCCACGGCGATCGCCTACGGTTAAGTCATGGCTTAATTGAACCTAGCCCAAGTCAATCGCCCCTGATGCCCTTGCGGCTTTTGCCAGTGGGAGAGGGATTAGCCGCCGCCTCAGGCCAAGCCATGGCCCCAGCCCTGGTGGTCAATGATTTGGCTCCCCCCGCCACTGCCTCGGGCCATATTCTAGTGGCCTCCGCCATTTTGCCCCATTGGTTGCCCTTAGTTCGCTCAGCAGTAGGGGTGATCTGTGAACAGGGAGGCCTCACCAGCCATGGAGCCATTCTATCCCGGGAGTTGAGCCGTCCAGCGGTGGTGGCCCTGAAGCAGGCCCGGCAAAGGATTAAAACGGGCGAAATGTTGTTTCTAGATGGCAATCAGGGCTGGGTTTATCGCCTCGATCCACAGCAACGGGTGATTCCCCTGGCCTCAGATACGCCGTCTCCTTCGCCCCCCCAAGCAACGACCCCAAACCCAGGGGGCCCCCAGGTGATGGTGAATGTCAGTCAGGCCTCGGCCCTAGATCGGTTAACAGGCTTGGCGATCGCCGGTATTGGCCTACTGCGATCCGAATTAATGCTCCTAGGCATTCTAGGGGGACAGCATCCCTATCGCTGGCTAGAAAGTGGCCGATCCAAGGAATTGGGGGATCTCTGGGCGGCGGAAATTGCACCCTTTATCCAGGCCATTGCTCCCCGTCCCCTGTTTTACCGTTGCCTGGATCTGCGCTCCCATGAATACCGGGCCCTGATTGATGGCGACCAGTGGGAACCCAATGAAGCCAACCCCCTCCTCGGTTTACGGGGAACCTGTCGCTATATTCTACATCCGGCATTATTTGATCTAGAGTTATCAGCCCTACGCCAAGCGATTACGACCCGGGCCGCGCCCCTGCGGTTAATTTTGCCCTTTGTCCGTAGTTTAGAAGAAATTGAATTTTGCCAAGAACGGATTACTGCGGCTGGGTTAGACCAGGTGCCCGGGTTTCAACTCTGGGTGATGGCGGAAGTGCCGGCCCTGTTATTTATGTTGCCGGACTTAGTGGAGCGGGGAGTCAAGGGTATTTCCATTGGTACCAATGATTTAATTCAACTCCTTTTGGGCATCGATCGGGATGAGCCACCCTTGGGCCTGACCTTAGATGAGGCCCACCCCAGCGTTAAAGCGGCCATTGAGCATTTTGTTAGAACCGCCCAACGGGTTGGCCTTGGTTGTAGTATCTGTGGTGAACTGCCCGCCCATAATTCTGCCTGGATTCCTTGGTTAGTAAATCTGGGTATTGATACTATCTCCGTTAGTCCAGAGGCGGTGATGACAACCCAGGCGGCGATTCAACAGACCCTTGAGTTAATGGGGCCAAGGGGGCGATCGCCGCTTGAAGTCTAG